Proteins co-encoded in one Bacillus paramycoides genomic window:
- the patB1 gene encoding secondary cell wall polysaccharide O-acetyltransferase PatB1 — MKKLGNLILFIGFLTIIFSFGILSLLKADRDISPVENRPLAQKPALTKEALLTGSFFKDFETYTNDQLIGRDELIKNYTIAQINMGKSLINDIILTDDKWLLKNPAWTKKYNEIDQSMPAINDLSQFLKEQNVEFYFALPPSKTNALSFKLPSHIHTYAQDNLNYFLKKLPADIKPIKLMEHFKKNYTNAEIQDMYFKTDHHWNMDGAFLGYQYIMNTIGQQSSIYKGKEIKKDDYIRTCAQNKHLVGSFNNQLYQLIDANGEKLCYYTPKDSFNFTSVMAKDVQGNVHQNLDELYGIEKQKDTTSYAGYYTDDYPEIVIENNNAPNEVRALVLKDSFANAIVPHLAQSFKHTSILDLRHYHEKDVYQYIQDNNINMVLFVYGDSNLSGDMFKFKK; from the coding sequence ATGAAAAAATTGGGGAACCTTATCCTGTTTATCGGTTTTCTCACCATTATCTTTTCATTTGGCATATTATCGTTACTCAAAGCAGACCGCGACATTTCACCAGTTGAAAATCGGCCGCTCGCTCAAAAACCAGCACTTACGAAAGAAGCGCTCCTAACTGGTAGCTTCTTTAAAGATTTTGAAACATACACAAATGATCAACTAATCGGAAGAGATGAGCTTATTAAAAACTATACGATTGCTCAAATTAATATGGGGAAATCTCTCATTAACGACATTATTTTAACTGATGATAAATGGCTCCTGAAAAATCCGGCGTGGACAAAAAAATATAATGAAATTGACCAATCCATGCCTGCTATAAACGATTTATCTCAGTTTTTAAAAGAACAAAACGTTGAGTTTTACTTTGCTTTACCACCGTCAAAAACGAATGCATTATCATTTAAATTACCTTCTCATATTCACACATATGCACAGGACAATTTAAATTACTTTCTAAAGAAACTACCAGCTGACATAAAGCCAATAAAACTTATGGAACACTTTAAAAAGAACTATACGAACGCAGAAATACAGGACATGTATTTCAAAACAGATCATCATTGGAATATGGACGGTGCCTTCTTAGGCTACCAATATATAATGAACACAATTGGGCAACAATCTTCTATATATAAAGGAAAAGAAATAAAAAAAGACGATTATATTCGTACATGTGCGCAAAACAAACATTTAGTTGGAAGCTTCAACAACCAACTATACCAACTCATAGATGCAAATGGTGAAAAATTGTGCTACTACACACCGAAAGACAGTTTCAACTTCACAAGTGTGATGGCAAAAGATGTGCAAGGTAATGTTCATCAAAACTTAGATGAACTATACGGCATAGAAAAACAAAAAGATACAACATCATACGCAGGTTATTACACGGACGACTATCCAGAAATCGTTATCGAAAATAACAATGCACCAAATGAAGTACGCGCCTTAGTCCTAAAAGACTCATTCGCAAACGCAATCGTGCCACACTTAGCACAAAGCTTTAAACATACATCCATCCTCGACCTGCGTCACTATCACGAAAAAGATGTATATCAATACATTCAAGACAACAACATTAACATGGTATTGTTTGTGTATGGTGATTCGAATTTGAGTGGGGATATGTTTAAGTTTAAGAAATAG
- a CDS encoding MBOAT family O-acyltransferase: MVFSSSIFLFIFLPLVLFLYFIVRAELRNFVLLAFSLIFYAWGEPRFVLLMLFSILLNYCFGLLVHHYDKRKNMKVTFLIMAVVGNILLLSYFKYISFFTDILNNVLHLSIHVEPIPLPIGISFYTFQAMSYVIDIYRKDGDVQKNPLNLALYISIFPQLIAGPIVRYNIVAEQIKTRIHSFERFTEGIQIFVLGLAKKILIANQVGFVADKIFALPPSEISVGTAWIGIIAYTLQIYFDFSGYSDMAIGLGKMFGFDFPKNFNYPYISKSISEFWRRWHITLGSWFRDYIYIPLGGNRVSKLANYRNLFIVWGLTGLWHGASWTFIAWGLYYGFIISIEKAGFEKILNKLWKPLQHAYVLVIVMIGWVFFRADNFAYSFQYLKAMFGIGGQSFIDDNTMLYVHEYIIVFLIAFIAATPILKRMKNILELAPKTYMFTIQFVRPILLLTLFMISVMYLINSTYNPFIYFRF; the protein is encoded by the coding sequence TTGGTATTTAGTAGTTCAATTTTCTTATTTATCTTTTTACCTCTCGTATTATTTCTCTATTTTATAGTGCGTGCCGAGCTACGTAATTTCGTATTACTTGCATTTAGTTTAATTTTCTATGCATGGGGCGAACCGCGTTTCGTTCTTTTAATGCTCTTTTCCATCTTATTAAACTACTGCTTCGGCCTACTCGTGCATCATTATGATAAACGAAAAAATATGAAAGTCACATTTTTAATTATGGCTGTGGTCGGAAATATTTTATTACTTTCTTATTTTAAGTATATTTCCTTTTTCACAGACATTTTAAACAACGTATTGCACTTATCTATTCATGTGGAACCTATTCCACTACCAATTGGAATTTCATTTTATACATTCCAAGCGATGTCCTATGTCATCGATATATACCGTAAAGATGGGGATGTTCAAAAAAATCCACTTAACTTAGCGCTATATATCTCTATTTTCCCTCAGCTTATTGCCGGACCAATTGTTCGTTACAATATCGTCGCTGAGCAAATTAAAACGCGCATCCACTCTTTTGAACGATTCACAGAAGGTATTCAAATTTTCGTTCTCGGATTAGCAAAAAAGATATTAATCGCTAACCAAGTTGGGTTTGTCGCTGATAAAATTTTTGCCTTACCACCATCTGAAATAAGTGTTGGAACAGCATGGATCGGTATTATCGCCTATACCTTGCAAATTTATTTCGATTTCTCAGGGTACTCTGATATGGCAATTGGACTTGGAAAAATGTTCGGATTTGATTTCCCAAAAAACTTCAACTACCCATACATCTCTAAATCTATTTCAGAGTTTTGGAGAAGATGGCATATTACACTTGGCTCTTGGTTCCGCGATTACATATATATCCCGCTCGGCGGAAACCGCGTTTCAAAACTAGCGAATTATCGTAACCTCTTCATCGTATGGGGATTAACTGGTTTATGGCACGGAGCGAGCTGGACCTTTATCGCCTGGGGCTTATATTACGGCTTTATTATTTCAATTGAAAAAGCTGGATTTGAAAAAATATTAAACAAACTATGGAAACCGCTGCAACATGCATACGTATTAGTAATCGTTATGATCGGTTGGGTCTTCTTCCGAGCTGACAACTTCGCTTACTCGTTCCAATATTTAAAAGCGATGTTCGGCATAGGTGGGCAATCTTTCATCGATGACAATACAATGTTATACGTACATGAATACATTATCGTATTTCTCATCGCCTTTATCGCAGCGACACCAATTTTAAAACGAATGAAAAACATACTAGAACTTGCACCAAAAACGTATATGTTCACAATACAATTTGTACGCCCTATATTATTACTAACATTATTTATGATTTCGGTTATGTACTTGATTAACTCAACATATAATCCATTTATTTATTTCAGGTTTTAA
- a CDS encoding MBOAT family O-acyltransferase — translation MLFNSFEFIFLFLPIAFLLYFLLNKLGQTTLAKAWLVAASLFFYSYWNIKYLPLMLISLIVNYFIGMRLVKHKSKLLLTVGLIFNIGMLSYFKYYDFFLQNVNSLFGTHFTLLSLTLPLAISFYTFQKIAFLVDTYRGETEACHFLDYALFVTFFPQLIAGPIVHHAQIMPQFADRSKKRWQSNYITLGIFVFAIGIFKKVGIADVLSPVVREGFDVQQSLTFVEAWLSSLAFTFQLYFDFSGYSDMAIGIALMFNIKLPQNFNSPYKAVSIQDFWHRWHMTLSQFLTKYVYISLGGNRKGITRTYVNIMIVFLISGIWHGAGWTFIFWGFLHGLASVVHRLWNKAGGRMPAWAGWLVTFFFINITWVFFRATSMHDAVKVLKGMFGFNGFELANSVFPVFMIEKLQFLKEYGVSFTEAYHVSLLNTEIVAYIFGALCISFFLKNSIQLKDSFRPTVWTALFTAILLVYSVLHLTSISEFLYFNF, via the coding sequence GTGTTATTTAACTCGTTTGAGTTTATTTTTTTATTTTTACCGATAGCATTTCTTTTATATTTTCTATTAAATAAATTGGGACAAACTACTTTAGCGAAAGCTTGGCTTGTGGCAGCATCTTTATTTTTCTATAGTTATTGGAATATAAAATATTTGCCGCTTATGTTAATATCGCTCATTGTGAACTACTTTATCGGAATGAGGCTCGTAAAGCATAAGAGTAAACTCCTTTTAACAGTAGGCTTAATATTTAATATAGGAATGCTTAGTTATTTCAAGTATTATGATTTCTTTTTGCAAAATGTGAATTCGTTATTTGGAACTCATTTTACATTACTATCATTAACGTTACCGCTTGCGATTAGTTTCTATACATTCCAAAAGATTGCGTTTTTAGTAGATACGTATCGTGGGGAAACGGAGGCATGTCATTTTCTTGATTACGCTCTGTTCGTAACATTTTTCCCGCAACTTATTGCAGGACCAATTGTACACCATGCACAAATTATGCCGCAGTTTGCTGATCGTAGTAAGAAGCGTTGGCAATCCAATTATATCACTCTCGGTATTTTTGTATTTGCCATCGGTATTTTCAAGAAAGTAGGGATTGCAGACGTTTTATCTCCTGTCGTACGAGAAGGATTTGATGTACAGCAGTCGCTAACATTTGTTGAAGCGTGGCTTTCATCATTAGCGTTTACATTCCAGTTATACTTTGATTTCAGCGGATATAGCGATATGGCAATTGGGATTGCGTTAATGTTTAATATTAAATTGCCCCAAAACTTTAATTCTCCTTATAAAGCGGTGAGTATACAAGATTTTTGGCATCGCTGGCATATGACATTAAGCCAGTTTTTAACGAAATATGTGTATATTTCTCTTGGAGGAAATCGAAAAGGTATTACGCGCACATACGTCAATATTATGATTGTCTTCTTAATAAGTGGAATTTGGCATGGCGCTGGTTGGACATTTATTTTCTGGGGATTTCTGCACGGATTAGCTTCTGTCGTTCATCGTTTGTGGAATAAAGCAGGAGGGCGCATGCCGGCCTGGGCAGGATGGCTCGTGACATTTTTCTTCATCAATATAACGTGGGTATTCTTTAGAGCAACATCGATGCATGATGCGGTGAAGGTGTTAAAAGGAATGTTTGGATTTAATGGATTCGAACTAGCAAATAGCGTGTTCCCAGTATTTATGATTGAAAAACTACAATTTTTAAAAGAGTACGGTGTTTCATTCACTGAAGCATACCATGTTTCATTATTAAATACGGAAATAGTAGCATATATTTTCGGAGCATTATGTATTAGCTTCTTCTTAAAAAATTCAATTCAGTTAAAAGACTCATTCCGCCCGACAGTATGGACGGCGTTATTTACTGCAATATTACTTGTGTATAGTGTGCTACATTTAACGAGTATTAGTGAGTTTTTATACTTTAATTTCTAG
- a CDS encoding O-antigen ligase family protein: MVNKLKQTDNYFPNFLLLFIAFQPILDLLTSFSIYVLHMSATVGIVVRFAFMLLALGYLLLHHKQQDAKKYILYLCLLGIALAIGLVNNMMVKSPVSFGEEVKFILKSIYPIVLLFGYTIIFKELKNKEYVFHKIITYFLYATLILSITMIVAIQTGTDFPSYPHSKIGSRGWFFAGNDLSALFAIMFPIVVLYSIYKTTSFSKIYYWIPTILAMYASIMVGTKVGYGAIVLTLGVALFFSFIEYMINRKKEKKGFTYLVNTIVAAVVLGGLIVLTPHTPIAKNMGIHMQIYEYKKSVQEEQDRKEGKVIKEDPEDAKKHAKGELTDSEVKSLIYSDRDKFLKVYKQYYKEAPLSQKLFGMGYAGNYTVKIKLIEMDFHDLFFAFGIIGFLIYLIPLLYFGIKLFIRMITNFKKIITVKYMLLASTLILSLGIGFMSGHVLTAPSVSIFFVVILAYLIVDLEIE, encoded by the coding sequence ATGGTTAATAAGTTGAAACAAACGGATAACTACTTCCCAAATTTCCTATTGCTATTCATTGCGTTTCAACCAATTTTAGATTTATTAACATCTTTTTCAATCTATGTATTACACATGAGCGCAACAGTTGGAATTGTAGTCCGTTTCGCCTTTATGCTTCTTGCATTAGGATACCTACTTCTTCATCATAAACAACAAGATGCGAAAAAGTACATTCTCTATTTATGTTTACTCGGAATTGCACTGGCAATCGGTCTTGTAAATAATATGATGGTTAAATCTCCAGTTTCATTTGGAGAAGAAGTTAAATTTATTTTAAAGAGCATATATCCAATTGTGCTACTGTTTGGATATACTATCATCTTTAAAGAGCTAAAAAATAAAGAATATGTGTTTCATAAAATCATTACATATTTCTTATATGCAACTTTAATTTTAAGCATCACAATGATTGTCGCAATACAAACTGGCACTGATTTCCCAAGCTATCCTCACTCAAAAATTGGCTCAAGAGGTTGGTTCTTTGCTGGAAATGATTTAAGTGCTCTCTTCGCGATTATGTTCCCAATCGTTGTCTTATATTCGATTTATAAAACAACTTCTTTCTCGAAAATATATTACTGGATTCCAACAATACTTGCGATGTATGCAAGTATTATGGTCGGAACAAAAGTTGGATATGGTGCAATTGTGCTAACATTAGGCGTAGCACTTTTCTTCTCGTTCATTGAATATATGATAAACCGTAAAAAAGAAAAAAAAGGATTCACATATCTTGTAAACACCATCGTTGCAGCAGTTGTACTAGGAGGTTTAATTGTTCTTACACCGCATACTCCTATCGCAAAAAATATGGGAATCCACATGCAAATATACGAATACAAAAAATCAGTACAAGAAGAACAAGATAGAAAAGAAGGAAAAGTAATTAAAGAAGATCCAGAGGATGCAAAAAAACACGCAAAAGGTGAACTAACAGACTCTGAAGTGAAGAGTTTAATTTATAGTGATCGCGACAAATTCTTAAAAGTATACAAACAATACTATAAAGAAGCACCGCTCTCACAAAAACTTTTTGGAATGGGTTACGCTGGTAACTACACAGTTAAAATTAAATTAATTGAAATGGACTTCCATGACCTATTTTTCGCCTTTGGAATTATCGGTTTCCTTATTTACTTAATACCGCTTCTATACTTCGGTATTAAACTATTCATCCGCATGATCACAAACTTTAAGAAAATTATAACCGTAAAATATATGCTATTAGCTAGTACACTCATCCTATCACTTGGCATTGGCTTTATGTCCGGTCACGTATTAACAGCGCCATCTGTTAGCATTTTCTTCGTCGTTATACTTGCCTACTTAATTGTTGATTTAGAAATAGAATAA
- a CDS encoding enoyl-CoA hydratase: MEVTSKTESVIVKYEGHVATVMVNRPEVLNALDEPTLKELLQKLKEVAESSAHIVVLCGNGRGFSAGGDIKSMLSSNDESKFDGIMNTISEVVVTLYTMPKLVISAIHGPTAGLGLSIALTADYVMADISSIIAMNFIGIALIPDGGGHFFLQKRVGENMTKQIIWEGKKLSATEALDIGLIDEVIGEDFQTAVKQKISEWSQKPIKAMIQTKQILCEVNRSNLEQTLQLEKRGQYAMRQTADHKEGIAAFLEKRLPAFKGE; this comes from the coding sequence ATGGAAGTAACAAGTAAAACAGAATCTGTCATTGTGAAATATGAAGGGCACGTTGCAACGGTTATGGTCAATCGCCCAGAGGTGTTAAATGCATTAGATGAGCCAACGTTAAAAGAGTTATTACAAAAACTGAAAGAAGTAGCGGAGAGTTCTGCACACATTGTTGTGTTATGCGGGAACGGCCGCGGTTTTTCTGCGGGCGGAGATATTAAATCGATGCTTTCAAGTAATGATGAAAGCAAGTTTGATGGTATTATGAATACTATTTCTGAAGTTGTCGTGACTTTATACACGATGCCGAAGCTTGTTATTAGTGCGATTCATGGACCAACTGCTGGTCTTGGATTAAGCATTGCATTAACAGCTGACTATGTGATGGCGGATATTTCATCCATTATTGCGATGAACTTTATTGGAATCGCTTTAATTCCAGATGGCGGCGGCCATTTCTTCCTGCAAAAGCGCGTTGGTGAAAATATGACGAAGCAAATTATTTGGGAAGGAAAGAAATTATCAGCGACAGAAGCGCTTGATATCGGTTTAATTGATGAAGTAATCGGCGAAGATTTCCAAACGGCTGTGAAGCAAAAAATTAGTGAATGGTCACAAAAGCCAATTAAAGCGATGATTCAAACGAAGCAAATTTTATGTGAAGTAAATCGCTCCAATTTAGAACAAACGCTGCAACTTGAAAAACGCGGCCAATATGCGATGAGACAAACAGCGGATCATAAAGAAGGCATTGCTGCATTTTTAGAAAAACGTTTACCAGCATTTAAAGGAGAATAA
- a CDS encoding nucleoside triphosphate pyrophosphohydrolase produces MSAYNKLVRDRVPEKILMSGKTYTAQKLTGQAYIQALAKIGTEEIREFASMKEREHALDSLADALEVIISLARAEGATIEDVERLRKQKEIERGGFERGIYLLDVSEE; encoded by the coding sequence ATGTCAGCATATAACAAGTTAGTAAGAGATCGTGTTCCAGAGAAGATTTTAATGTCTGGAAAAACATATACAGCACAAAAGTTAACAGGACAAGCATACATACAAGCTTTAGCGAAAATTGGAACGGAAGAAATTCGTGAATTTGCTTCTATGAAAGAACGTGAACATGCACTTGATTCTCTTGCAGATGCACTGGAAGTAATTATTTCATTAGCGCGTGCAGAAGGTGCAACAATTGAAGATGTAGAACGTCTTCGTAAGCAAAAAGAAATAGAACGCGGTGGGTTTGAAAGAGGCATTTATTTATTAGATGTTTCAGAAGAATAG
- a CDS encoding M42 family metallopeptidase → MAHHAKETMELIKELVSIPSPSGNTEKIIRFIENYVSEWNVETKRNNKGALILTVKGKNDAQHRLLTAHVDTLGAMVKEIKPDGRLSLSMIGGFRWNSVEGEYCEIETSSGKTYTGTILMHQTSVHVYKDAGEAKRDEKNIEVRIDERVFSADEVRELGIEVGDFVSFDPRVQITESGYIKSRHLDDKVSVAILLKLIKRLQDENVTLPYTTHFLISNNEEIGYGGNSNIPEETIEYLAVDMGALGDGQASDEYTVSICAKDSSGPYHYALRKHLVELAKTNNIEYKVDIYPYYGSDASAAIHAGFDVKHALIGAGIDSSHAFERTHESSIAHTEALVYAYVLSEMIAE, encoded by the coding sequence ATGGCACATCACGCGAAAGAAACGATGGAACTGATTAAGGAGCTTGTCTCTATTCCGAGTCCGTCTGGAAATACAGAGAAGATCATTCGTTTTATTGAAAACTATGTAAGTGAGTGGAATGTAGAAACGAAGCGTAACAATAAAGGCGCTCTTATTTTAACGGTAAAAGGGAAAAATGATGCACAGCATCGTTTATTAACAGCACACGTTGACACATTAGGTGCGATGGTGAAAGAAATTAAGCCTGACGGTCGTCTAAGTCTTTCTATGATTGGTGGATTTCGCTGGAACTCTGTAGAAGGGGAATATTGCGAAATTGAAACGTCGAGTGGTAAGACGTATACAGGGACGATTTTAATGCATCAAACATCTGTGCATGTATATAAAGATGCAGGTGAAGCGAAACGAGATGAGAAAAATATAGAAGTTCGTATTGATGAGCGTGTATTTTCAGCTGATGAAGTGCGCGAATTAGGTATTGAAGTAGGAGACTTCGTTTCATTTGACCCGCGCGTTCAAATTACAGAGAGTGGATACATAAAATCGCGTCATTTAGATGACAAAGTAAGTGTTGCAATTCTATTAAAATTAATTAAAAGATTACAAGACGAAAACGTAACATTACCATATACAACTCATTTCTTAATTTCTAATAATGAAGAGATTGGATACGGTGGTAATTCTAACATTCCAGAAGAAACGATTGAATATTTAGCGGTTGATATGGGAGCGTTAGGTGATGGACAAGCATCTGATGAATATACAGTATCTATTTGTGCAAAAGATTCTAGCGGTCCGTATCATTATGCACTGCGTAAACATTTAGTAGAGCTTGCGAAAACGAACAATATTGAATATAAAGTAGATATTTATCCGTACTATGGATCGGATGCATCAGCTGCGATTCACGCTGGATTTGATGTGAAACATGCACTAATTGGAGCGGGTATTGATTCTTCCCATGCATTTGAGCGTACACATGAAAGTTCAATTGCTCATACAGAAGCACTGGTTTATGCATATGTATTATCAGAGATGATTGCGGAATAA
- a CDS encoding N-acetylmuramoyl-L-alanine amidase — MKYRAVAAGILAASLLSSPVSSFAAAKKFSDVPTWAQESVDYLVGKKALDGKPDGTFSPSEAVDRGSAAKILAVVLGLPIDPKAKPSFKDAQNHWAAPYIAAVEKAGVITGDGTGKFNPSSQINRASMASMLVQAYSLDKKIIGELPTQFKDLEPHWGKKQANILVALEISKGTENGWKPEGTVTRAEAAQFIAMADKNKTDTSKRMYMNRNFITYHQPSLSSGITDVQHKPQMVVVKEQRADGWLKIVTSKGEKWTPIQEKTETINQDFTAYELASHSSKVLGTYNAQTVTIMEESGSWIRIRVGAGFQWVDKNQLNPVKQENFLEGKAIIIDPGHGGIDSGNVGYYEKESQTVLDVSLRLKKIFEQKAPFTVMFTRTDNTRPGVNSTDSLKKRVEFAQEHNGDIFVSIHANGSEKKNGQGTETLYYQSARAKVTNPHVEDSMLLAQKIQDRLVAALGTKDRGIKHQDLYVTRENTMPAVLTELAFVDNKSDADKIATPKQRQAAAEAIYQGILDYYEAKGNSVSSFR, encoded by the coding sequence ATGAAGTATCGTGCAGTCGCGGCAGGTATTTTAGCCGCAAGTTTATTATCGTCTCCAGTAAGTAGTTTCGCAGCAGCGAAGAAGTTTTCGGATGTTCCTACATGGGCGCAAGAATCAGTTGATTATTTAGTAGGAAAAAAAGCGCTTGATGGAAAGCCTGATGGAACGTTTTCTCCATCTGAAGCAGTAGATAGAGGATCAGCTGCAAAAATCTTAGCAGTCGTTCTTGGGTTACCAATTGATCCAAAAGCAAAGCCATCTTTTAAAGATGCACAAAACCATTGGGCAGCTCCGTACATTGCTGCAGTGGAAAAAGCAGGTGTAATTACTGGAGATGGTACTGGTAAATTCAATCCATCAAGCCAAATTAACCGTGCATCTATGGCATCTATGTTAGTACAAGCATACTCATTAGACAAGAAAATTATTGGGGAACTTCCAACACAGTTTAAAGATTTGGAACCTCATTGGGGTAAGAAACAAGCTAATATTTTAGTAGCTTTAGAGATTTCTAAAGGTACGGAAAATGGCTGGAAGCCTGAAGGAACTGTAACTCGTGCGGAAGCGGCTCAGTTCATTGCGATGGCTGATAAAAATAAAACAGATACATCAAAAAGAATGTATATGAACAGAAACTTTATTACATATCATCAACCATCATTATCATCTGGTATTACTGATGTTCAGCATAAGCCACAAATGGTTGTAGTGAAAGAACAAAGAGCAGACGGCTGGTTAAAAATTGTAACAAGTAAAGGTGAGAAGTGGACACCTATACAAGAAAAAACAGAAACGATTAACCAAGACTTTACTGCATATGAATTAGCTTCACATAGTTCTAAAGTGCTAGGTACATATAATGCACAAACAGTAACGATTATGGAAGAGAGTGGTAGCTGGATTCGTATCCGCGTAGGTGCTGGTTTCCAGTGGGTTGATAAAAATCAATTAAACCCAGTGAAGCAAGAAAACTTCTTAGAAGGTAAAGCGATTATTATTGATCCAGGTCACGGTGGAATTGACTCGGGTAATGTTGGTTATTACGAGAAAGAAAGTCAAACGGTATTAGATGTATCATTACGATTAAAGAAAATATTTGAGCAAAAGGCACCATTTACTGTTATGTTCACTCGTACAGATAATACACGTCCAGGAGTAAACTCAACAGATTCATTGAAAAAACGAGTAGAGTTTGCTCAGGAACATAATGGAGATATTTTTGTAAGTATCCATGCCAATGGTTCTGAAAAGAAAAATGGACAAGGTACAGAAACATTATATTATCAGTCAGCAAGAGCAAAAGTAACGAATCCACATGTAGAAGACAGTATGTTATTAGCACAAAAAATTCAAGACCGTCTTGTAGCAGCACTTGGAACAAAAGATCGTGGTATAAAACATCAGGACTTATACGTAACTAGAGAAAATACAATGCCAGCTGTATTAACAGAATTAGCATTTGTAGATAATAAAAGTGATGCAGATAAAATTGCTACACCAAAACAGAGACAAGCTGCAGCGGAAGCGATTTATCAAGGTATTTTAGATTATTACGAAGCGAAGGGTAATAGCGTATCTTCTTTCCGTTAA
- a CDS encoding TRM11 family SAM-dependent methyltransferase, giving the protein MNNHSKTPACIYTYAFREEERALCYLEMRSFFGMESHVNILKSDVKIDPSRSAFIKERVEVMYEGDDLESILKQVEQIDLAGATFKVIFVKINDLVGENKIEYGERRLIERDLGMHIEGEADVRNPERVFGIVPLGGRWYFGHYVESEPVWYHHIKKPHSYSTSLSTRVARSVANIAVPNPEGVRAIDPCCGIGTVVVEALSMGINIVGRDINPLVVLGTRKNIAHFGLEGTVTKGPIEEITENYDVAIIDMPYDLFTHATPEDQLSILSSARRIAKKVVVVTMETMDDMIHEAGFEITDRCVTKKGSFSRQILVCE; this is encoded by the coding sequence TTGAATAATCATAGTAAAACACCTGCATGTATATATACGTATGCATTTCGCGAGGAGGAGCGTGCTTTATGTTACTTGGAAATGCGCTCGTTCTTTGGAATGGAGTCTCACGTTAATATTTTGAAAAGTGATGTCAAAATTGATCCAAGTAGAAGTGCGTTTATAAAAGAGCGCGTTGAGGTTATGTACGAAGGAGACGACTTAGAAAGCATTTTAAAACAAGTAGAACAAATTGATTTGGCAGGAGCGACATTTAAAGTAATCTTCGTTAAAATCAATGACCTTGTTGGGGAGAATAAAATTGAATATGGAGAAAGACGTCTTATTGAACGAGACCTTGGCATGCATATTGAAGGAGAAGCGGATGTTCGTAATCCAGAGCGTGTATTTGGAATTGTTCCTCTTGGAGGACGCTGGTACTTTGGGCACTATGTAGAAAGTGAACCAGTTTGGTATCATCACATAAAAAAACCACATAGTTATTCCACATCTCTTAGCACACGTGTTGCTAGATCAGTTGCAAATATCGCGGTGCCAAATCCAGAGGGAGTACGAGCAATTGATCCATGCTGCGGTATTGGAACAGTAGTAGTAGAAGCACTTTCTATGGGGATTAACATCGTTGGTAGAGATATAAATCCACTTGTAGTTCTTGGAACGAGAAAAAATATCGCGCATTTCGGATTGGAAGGAACAGTAACAAAAGGTCCAATCGAGGAAATTACTGAGAACTATGACGTTGCCATTATTGACATGCCGTACGACTTATTTACGCATGCAACACCAGAAGATCAGCTCTCTATTCTTTCAAGCGCGCGCCGCATCGCTAAAAAGGTAGTCGTTGTCACGATGGAAACAATGGACGACATGATCCATGAAGCAGGATTCGAAATTACAGATCGTTGTGTTACAAAAAAAGGATCATTTTCTAGACAAATTCTTGTTTGTGAATAA
- a CDS encoding YflJ family protein, whose amino-acid sequence MTPTYTVQKQKGSDPMYYGTKGWYVAELKKLGVRYHEGRKLESYRGHVLRNLLIAQQEKLKEQ is encoded by the coding sequence ATCACCCCAACATATACTGTTCAAAAGCAAAAAGGAAGTGATCCCATGTATTACGGAACAAAAGGCTGGTACGTAGCTGAACTAAAAAAATTAGGTGTGCGCTATCATGAAGGACGAAAGCTAGAAAGCTATCGCGGACACGTCTTACGTAATTTACTCATTGCACAACAAGAGAAATTAAAGGAACAGTAA